One Vibrio tapetis subsp. tapetis DNA segment encodes these proteins:
- a CDS encoding helix-turn-helix domain-containing protein, whose product MRNGSSQDEKEQRVFNVLSNNTATLHNEMWLDNGMGSAVWSNSHGSATYDKPGHHTLSYYLQGGENTQRVMSAGNISGEPNKLCLMPQDHRSDWSFSTHFRFFHFYFEQANLQNFAEQVFDKEGRHIELNEVTFVDDPFVTQLVRETMLKLDWENSADKLMVSHAQQMLLLHLVRQYCHKPVALPKRSGGLSPVNQRRVSDFIEANLIGAFSLADLAGLTLLSEFHFARMFKASFNVTPHQYVIGRRIELAKHLLANSDVPLAELAQLCGFSSQQHLSGQFKQRVGRTLTEFRRAKR is encoded by the coding sequence ATGAGAAACGGATCTTCTCAGGATGAAAAAGAACAGCGCGTATTTAACGTCCTGTCAAATAATACGGCAACGCTACATAACGAGATGTGGCTTGACAACGGCATGGGTTCGGCTGTCTGGAGTAATAGCCATGGTAGCGCAACTTATGACAAACCTGGCCACCACACGCTCAGTTATTACCTGCAAGGCGGAGAAAACACCCAACGAGTGATGTCTGCTGGTAATATTTCAGGCGAACCGAACAAGTTGTGTTTAATGCCGCAAGACCACCGCTCGGACTGGTCTTTCTCTACTCATTTCCGATTTTTCCATTTCTATTTTGAGCAAGCCAATTTACAAAATTTTGCTGAGCAAGTGTTTGATAAGGAAGGACGACATATCGAGCTTAACGAAGTCACATTTGTCGATGACCCGTTTGTTACTCAGTTAGTTCGAGAGACCATGCTGAAGCTTGACTGGGAAAACTCTGCGGATAAATTGATGGTTTCGCATGCTCAACAAATGCTTTTGCTGCATTTAGTTCGCCAATATTGTCACAAGCCAGTCGCATTGCCAAAGAGATCTGGCGGGCTGTCACCGGTTAATCAACGACGAGTAAGTGATTTCATTGAAGCGAACCTGATAGGCGCATTTAGTTTGGCTGACCTCGCCGGCCTGACCCTACTAAGCGAATTTCATTTTGCACGGATGTTCAAGGCTAGCTTTAACGTCACGCCACATCAGTATGTGATTGGCCGTCGAATAGAACTCGCGAAGCACTTGTTAGCAAACAGTGATGTACCACTCGCGGAACTGGCACAGCTTTGTGGGTTTTCGTCGCAACAGCATTTATCGGGTCAGTTTAAGCAACGCGTAGGGAGAACGCTTACTGAATTTCGTAGGGCGAAAAGATAG
- a CDS encoding DUF2999 family protein → MNPILAILKENNISDQQISELFKTLTENPLAAMATISQLGLPQEKLQLLMGQVMQNPVLIKEAVEELGLDFSKVEAAKEQLNK, encoded by the coding sequence ATGAACCCGATTCTAGCGATATTGAAAGAAAATAATATTAGCGACCAGCAAATCAGTGAATTGTTCAAGACACTGACAGAAAACCCTCTCGCAGCTATGGCAACGATCAGCCAACTTGGCTTACCTCAAGAAAAGCTTCAACTGTTAATGGGGCAGGTCATGCAAAACCCTGTACTTATTAAAGAAGCAGTAGAAGAGTTAGGCCTAGATTTCTCTAAAGTTGAAGCTGCAAAAGAGCAACTGAACAAATAA
- a CDS encoding GGDEF domain-containing protein, which produces MSIIVANSLIYLGYILIGLGLELFSGLSGRVGYISLGLLTCLIAIFIYYTYVEPSLLHRLVWMSLAVALQSGLCTWNLLRGKVKELGIAKWMTLIPFALSAIYFVFRALWSTGQRELVEFMSAGSVHQLAFIILDLLIVTSSFGLLWMISARLEKKLGKQARKDDLTGAYNRRALSELAPIEISRAYRHQLPLSVIMLDLDHFKVLNDTLGHNKGDLILSTFSILLLKNIRKEDLLFRYGGEEFVIICPNTLDRAEILAEKLKNKIEEKMVIKSANIKVTASFGIAELSPGDDLISIIARADQAMYKAKENGRNRVECSFDLLHQGHVGVH; this is translated from the coding sequence ATGTCGATTATTGTTGCAAATTCATTGATATATTTAGGTTACATACTCATTGGATTGGGTTTGGAGTTGTTTAGCGGGCTATCTGGACGAGTCGGTTACATTTCCCTAGGACTGCTCACATGCTTAATCGCCATTTTCATTTATTACACTTACGTAGAGCCTTCATTACTCCATCGACTAGTATGGATGAGCCTTGCTGTGGCGTTGCAGTCAGGTTTATGTACATGGAACCTATTAAGAGGAAAAGTAAAAGAGTTAGGCATTGCAAAGTGGATGACCCTTATTCCGTTTGCATTGTCCGCCATTTACTTTGTTTTTAGGGCGCTATGGTCAACGGGCCAACGTGAACTTGTCGAATTTATGTCTGCGGGTAGCGTTCATCAGCTCGCATTTATCATACTCGATTTGCTTATTGTAACGAGTAGCTTTGGACTGCTTTGGATGATCAGCGCTAGATTAGAGAAAAAGCTAGGCAAGCAAGCCCGAAAAGACGATCTAACGGGTGCCTATAATCGCAGGGCGCTAAGTGAATTAGCGCCAATTGAAATATCTCGAGCTTATCGACATCAACTTCCGTTGTCTGTGATTATGCTAGATCTCGATCATTTCAAAGTACTTAACGACACTCTTGGTCACAATAAAGGCGATCTCATTCTCTCGACGTTTTCCATTTTATTACTGAAGAATATTCGCAAAGAAGATCTACTGTTTCGTTATGGTGGCGAGGAATTCGTAATTATCTGCCCAAACACATTAGACAGGGCAGAAATTCTTGCCGAGAAGCTGAAAAATAAAATAGAAGAGAAAATGGTCATTAAGAGTGCCAACATTAAGGTCACGGCAAGCTTTGGTATTGCGGAGTTGTCCCCGGGAGATGACCTAATTTCAATAATTGCAAGAGCCGATCAAGCGATGTACAAAGCGAAAGAAAACGGCCGTAACCGTGTAGAATGCTCGTTCGATCTGTTGCATCAGGGGCACGTAGGGGTGCATTAA